A genomic stretch from Candidatus Dadabacteria bacterium includes:
- a CDS encoding HPr family phosphocarrier protein — translation MSQKPLVRNFVIRNRLGLHARAAAVLVALTSRFSSSIMIRKDGFEIDGKSILGVLSLAAICGTEVAVTIEGEDSELAMEEVSHLIESGFGEGIDPEN, via the coding sequence TTGTCGCAGAAACCGCTTGTAAGAAACTTCGTAATAAGGAACCGTTTGGGTCTTCACGCTAGGGCGGCCGCGGTTCTGGTCGCCCTGACCAGCAGATTCAGTTCCAGTATAATGATAAGGAAAGACGGTTTCGAGATAGACGGAAAAAGCATACTGGGCGTTTTGTCCCTTGCGGCCATTTGTGGCACTGAAGTTGCCGTTACGATAGAGGGGGAAGACTCGGAGCTTGCAATGGAGGAAGTCTCCCATCTGATTGAAAGCGGCTTCGGAGAAGGAATCGATCCGGAAAACTGA
- the hisD gene encoding histidinol dehydrogenase, which translates to MKIIRINSKNLERRSREIEKSASHFDPELVSQTEKIVEDVREQGDSALFRYAKKFDGPYVTAKNVKVTDREFEEAKAAVAPDIARDLKKAASRIRSYQKKKLPKAGAYKDALGNELGWLIRPIEKVGVYVPGGKASYPSTVLMTAIPARVAGAIEISVVTPCSGKRVNPEILLACEIAGVSNVYKIGGAHAIAAMAFGTRSIPKVDKVVGPGNIYVTIAKKLVYGFCDIDMLAGPTEVLIIADGSCPPGWVAADLLAQAEHDEMSIPILATTSYDYAKEVKKEVLSQLRGLDREEIAGAAVSNNGRIYVTENMEQAVALSNAVAPEHLELCVRSPKSLLKGIKHAGAIFLGSLSTEPFGDYVSGPSHVLPTGGAARFSSPLSVYDFLRMPSTISMSKKGFSSLGATVMNLAHAEGLSGHAFSVKRRIEDS; encoded by the coding sequence ATGAAGATTATAAGGATAAATTCGAAAAATCTGGAAAGAAGGTCGAGAGAAATAGAGAAGTCGGCCTCACATTTCGATCCGGAGCTTGTTTCGCAGACAGAAAAGATTGTAGAGGACGTCAGAGAGCAGGGAGACTCGGCGCTTTTTCGCTACGCGAAGAAATTTGATGGACCTTACGTAACTGCGAAAAACGTAAAGGTCACCGATCGCGAATTTGAAGAGGCTAAAGCAGCCGTCGCACCGGATATTGCGAGGGACCTTAAGAAGGCTGCTTCACGGATTCGCTCCTACCAGAAAAAGAAGCTTCCAAAAGCTGGAGCCTACAAGGATGCGCTCGGAAACGAACTTGGTTGGCTGATAAGACCAATTGAGAAGGTGGGAGTGTATGTTCCGGGAGGCAAGGCTTCGTACCCTTCAACCGTGCTCATGACCGCTATACCGGCGCGGGTTGCCGGGGCAATCGAGATAAGCGTTGTCACTCCATGTTCCGGGAAACGGGTGAATCCCGAGATTCTTCTGGCGTGCGAAATTGCCGGGGTGAGCAACGTCTACAAAATAGGCGGGGCCCACGCCATAGCGGCAATGGCCTTTGGAACCAGGAGCATACCGAAAGTGGACAAGGTAGTAGGTCCGGGGAACATCTATGTTACGATAGCCAAGAAACTGGTTTATGGTTTCTGCGACATTGACATGCTGGCAGGGCCGACCGAGGTTCTGATTATAGCCGACGGTTCGTGTCCGCCGGGATGGGTTGCCGCAGACCTGCTTGCTCAGGCCGAGCATGACGAAATGTCAATCCCGATTCTCGCGACCACCAGCTATGATTACGCCAAAGAAGTGAAAAAGGAAGTGCTCTCGCAGCTAAGGGGGCTTGACAGAGAAGAAATCGCGGGCGCCGCGGTCTCAAACAACGGAAGAATCTACGTAACCGAGAACATGGAGCAGGCAGTGGCACTTTCAAACGCGGTTGCTCCTGAGCACCTTGAGCTCTGCGTGCGTTCCCCCAAATCTCTTCTAAAAGGCATAAAACACGCGGGAGCAATATTTCTGGGATCTCTCTCGACCGAGCCTTTCGGCGATTACGTCTCGGGTCCGAGTCACGTTCTTCCAACGGGAGGAGCGGCTAGGTTTTCTTCTCCTCTTAGCGTTTATGATTTCCTGAGGATGCCGAGCACCATATCAATGTCGAAAAAAGGCTTTTCGTCTCTCGGCGCGACCGTTATGAATCTTGCCCACGCCGAGGGGCTTTCGGGTCACGCGTTTTCGGTAAAGAGACGGATTGAGGATTCCTGA
- the hisC gene encoding histidinol-phosphate transaminase encodes MSDIDSIKSRISKSVRSISAYSVPRIDCSVKLDGNESPYDLEGEEKLALSERLAKLPVNRYPDPEALEVRTSLSRAVGFPMDGILLGNGSDEIIQMIVEVLGGKSGHVLVPSPTFSMYRITSLILGRQVTEVELDENFDIDLEQILEAIRAQDPDIVFLATPNNPTGNSFSEEKVLEILEASGGAVVVDEAYCDFSKKSYIPHIDKYENLLVLRTMSKIGFAGARLGIFFARPQIADEVNKARLPYNINSFSQDVMSFALENPEVVERKISLILSERERVRASLERIEGIHVYPTDANFFLVRVSDADFLFEELVKNDILIRRFKGEGRLANCLRITVGTREENNQLIQALVSIFSS; translated from the coding sequence GTGTCTGACATAGATTCAATTAAAAGCAGGATCTCTAAGAGCGTAAGGTCAATCTCCGCTTACTCGGTGCCGAGGATTGATTGCTCGGTGAAGCTTGATGGAAACGAAAGTCCTTACGATCTTGAGGGAGAAGAGAAGCTTGCGCTTTCCGAACGGCTGGCAAAGCTTCCAGTAAATCGTTATCCGGACCCCGAGGCTCTGGAGGTAAGAACTTCTCTCTCCCGCGCCGTAGGCTTCCCCATGGATGGCATATTGCTTGGCAACGGCTCAGACGAGATCATACAGATGATCGTCGAGGTGCTTGGGGGGAAAAGCGGCCACGTGCTCGTGCCGTCCCCGACTTTCTCAATGTACAGGATCACATCGCTTATTCTTGGAAGACAGGTGACGGAGGTTGAGCTCGATGAGAATTTTGACATAGATCTCGAACAGATCTTGGAGGCGATTCGCGCGCAGGACCCTGACATCGTTTTTCTCGCGACTCCGAACAATCCCACCGGGAACTCTTTTTCGGAAGAAAAAGTACTCGAGATCTTGGAGGCAAGCGGGGGTGCGGTGGTTGTTGACGAGGCCTACTGCGATTTTTCGAAAAAAAGCTATATTCCCCATATAGATAAATATGAAAACCTGCTGGTACTGAGGACAATGTCCAAGATAGGGTTTGCGGGGGCAAGACTTGGAATATTCTTTGCACGACCGCAGATTGCCGACGAAGTGAACAAGGCGCGTCTTCCCTATAACATAAATTCTTTTAGTCAGGATGTAATGTCTTTTGCTCTTGAAAACCCCGAGGTTGTTGAACGGAAGATAAGCCTTATATTGAGCGAGAGAGAAAGAGTTCGCGCGTCGCTTGAGCGAATTGAAGGGATTCATGTTTATCCAACGGACGCGAATTTCTTCCTGGTACGGGTTTCGGACGCGGATTTTCTTTTCGAAGAACTGGTCAAAAACGATATTCTGATCCGTCGCTTCAAGGGAGAGGGACGCCTTGCAAACTGCCTCAGGATCACGGTTGGAACTAGAGAGGAAAACAATCAGCTCATCCAAGCCCTAGTCAGCATATTTTCTTCCTAA
- the lnt gene encoding apolipoprotein N-acyltransferase, with translation MKTIRITRPTGNEILAAGSGVLFSASLFSSTLGVLGWVCFAPMLLALQGKSASQSLRLGMISGTSMNLVSLYWLVGTLNRFGEIPLLPSMAAVFLFCVYSSLQFGIFTWYISRFGLCRRKSVANALMISFAWVVAEFFFPVLFPYGIGVSQGYYPKVIQVVDTLGVNFLGFLMFFANVSVFYLVDDLRRRKKPVLTAPAISIAIIAIVLGYGSFRINEIEAFLKTEPRVKIGMVQANFDYAEKNLDNEPVITEKHREMSQRLLEADLVIWPETSVQYWFPKDKPSYRIEDQTDIVPAGHPAHFLIGGLSFTQDPILLEDGWDEEDHKKYNTAFLVDPQSNILSHYSKTRLFLLGEYFPLINEELKFLKRVFPMMGDLTPGEGLRVLEVPEKNMRIGPLICYEDIVAKISSDYVKRGANLLVNLTNDAWFGRSIAPYQHLLLSIPRAVETRRYLVRSTNSGVSAIVSPTGKIEARTGIFTTENLKGEVVLIDSLETLYSRVGDIFAWIALAATILFVVKSYLGRKYAD, from the coding sequence ATGAAAACGATCCGGATAACCAGACCGACCGGAAACGAAATCTTGGCCGCAGGATCCGGGGTGCTTTTTTCCGCATCCCTTTTTTCAAGCACTCTCGGCGTACTGGGCTGGGTATGCTTTGCCCCAATGCTTCTGGCGCTTCAGGGGAAAAGCGCTTCGCAGTCACTTCGACTGGGCATGATATCCGGGACATCCATGAATCTCGTCTCGCTTTACTGGCTCGTCGGGACTCTCAACAGGTTCGGTGAAATCCCCTTGCTCCCAAGCATGGCAGCCGTGTTTCTGTTCTGTGTGTACTCATCGCTTCAGTTCGGAATTTTCACTTGGTATATATCGAGATTCGGACTCTGCCGGAGAAAAAGTGTCGCAAACGCGCTCATGATTTCTTTTGCCTGGGTGGTCGCAGAGTTTTTCTTCCCGGTTCTCTTTCCCTACGGAATAGGAGTCTCCCAAGGCTACTACCCGAAGGTAATACAAGTAGTTGACACGCTCGGGGTGAACTTCCTGGGGTTTCTGATGTTTTTTGCAAACGTATCGGTTTTCTATCTCGTTGACGACTTGCGACGGAGAAAAAAACCTGTGCTTACCGCACCTGCGATCTCGATTGCCATAATCGCAATCGTGCTCGGCTACGGATCTTTCAGGATAAACGAAATTGAGGCTTTCCTTAAGACAGAGCCCCGGGTGAAAATCGGGATGGTTCAGGCCAATTTTGATTACGCGGAAAAAAACCTCGACAATGAACCGGTCATAACGGAAAAACACAGGGAGATGTCGCAAAGACTCCTGGAGGCAGACCTCGTGATCTGGCCGGAGACGTCGGTTCAGTACTGGTTTCCCAAAGACAAACCGTCATACAGAATTGAAGACCAAACAGACATAGTGCCGGCAGGGCACCCAGCGCACTTTCTCATCGGAGGACTTTCCTTTACCCAGGACCCCATCCTGCTTGAGGACGGCTGGGATGAAGAGGACCACAAAAAATACAACACGGCCTTCCTAGTCGACCCGCAAAGCAATATCCTCAGCCACTACAGCAAGACCCGGCTTTTTCTTCTGGGCGAATATTTCCCCTTGATAAACGAGGAGCTTAAGTTCCTCAAAAGGGTCTTCCCCATGATGGGAGATCTCACCCCGGGAGAAGGCCTCAGAGTGCTTGAGGTTCCGGAAAAGAACATGAGAATAGGACCCCTTATATGTTATGAGGACATAGTGGCGAAGATTTCGAGTGACTACGTGAAAAGGGGAGCCAACCTGCTCGTTAACCTCACAAACGACGCGTGGTTCGGAAGGAGTATCGCTCCCTACCAGCATCTGCTCCTCTCAATTCCAAGGGCAGTTGAAACGCGCCGTTACCTAGTAAGATCAACAAACAGCGGCGTAAGCGCGATCGTATCCCCTACCGGAAAGATCGAGGCCCGCACGGGGATATTCACTACGGAAAATCTAAAGGGAGAGGTGGTTTTAATCGATTCGCTTGAAACTCTCTACTCGAGGGTAGGAGACATCTTCGCGTGGATAGCCCTTGCGGCGACAATTCTTTTCGTAGTGAAAAGCTACTTAGGAAGAAAATATGCTGACTAG